One genomic segment of Coffea arabica cultivar ET-39 chromosome 6e, Coffea Arabica ET-39 HiFi, whole genome shotgun sequence includes these proteins:
- the LOC140009572 gene encoding protein ALP1-like, which yields MDKKGDEQKTKKRKVVVANYMVTVATLVVWWHEKHIVKEPYLDFKVAREIYLRRLYYGNNRVCVEQLRLNKHCFTVLCTNLREHCGLRDTRNITVEEAVAMFLYVLAHNFKNRTVNFNFIRSGETVSRYFNIVLCAIIKLGRHYLIQPETEMEGYEHEKWEWFQDCLGALDGTYVKVHVLLRDQGRYRNRKNEIATNVLGVCSRDMRFTYVLPGWEGSAADSRVLRDALVRSDPLIVPKGKYFLVDAGYANSSGFLAPYRGVRYHLSEWSASGSKPQNFKELFNLRHSIARNVIERTFGLFKKRWAILRDASFFDVKTHVMIINACAILHNLIRVEQPNDPYLDEVDAEMRRVQHEVDDEDEMEDEDEENGMEDDGPNNDGGVNAVNENRIRTVQPTSEWTQFRNALARAMFIDYQIRQVHHGS from the exons ATGGATAAGAAAGGAGACgagcaaaaaacaaaaaagagaaaagtggtaGTTGCAAATTATATGGTAACAGTAGCCACATTAGTAGTTTGGTGGCATGAGAAACATATAGTAAAGGAGCCTTACTTGGACTTTAAAGTAGCACGTGAAATATATCTAAGGCGTCTTTACTATGGAAACAATAGAGTTTGTGTAGAGCAACTTAGACTCAATAAACATTGTTTTACTGTTTTATGTACAAATTTAAGAGAGCATTGTGGGTTGAGGGATACTAGAAATATTACTGTTGAAGAAGCAGTTGCAATGTTTCTCTATGTTCTTGCTCATAACTTTAAGAATCGCACTGTCAATTTTAATTTCATAAGATCAGGTGAGACAGTTAGTCGATACTTTAATATAGTTCTATGTGCTATCATAAAATTGGGGAGACACTATCTTATCCAGCCTGAAACGGAAATGGAAGGTTACGAGCATGAAAAGTGGGAATGGTTTCAG GATTGTCTTGGAGCGTTAGACGGTACTTATGTTAAAGTACATGTTCTTCTTAGAGATCAAGGAAGATATAGGAATAGGAAGAATGAGATAGCAACAAATGTTTTAGGTGTATGCTCCCGTGACATGAGATTTACATATGTATTGCCTGGATGGGAAGGTTCTGCAGCAGATAGTAGAGTTCTACGGGATGCGTTAGTTAGATCAGATCCATTAATTGTTCCCAAGG GCAAGTACTTTCTTGTTGATGCGGGTTATGCAAATAGCTCCGGTTTCTTAGCTCCATATAGGGGAGTTAGATATCATCTTAGCGAGTGGTCTGCTAGTGGGAGCAAGCCTCAAAATTTTAAAGAGTTATTCAACCTTCGACATTCAATTGCTCGAAATGTGATTGAAAGGACATTTGGTTTGTTCAAGAAGCGGTGGGCCATTTTGAGAGATGCATCTTTTTTTGATGTTAAGACTCATGTCATGATAATTAATGCATGTGCCATCCTTCATAATCTTATTCGAGTAGAACAACCAAATGACCCTTACTTGGATGAAGTTGATGCTGAGATGCGAAGAGTACAACATGaggttgatgatgaagatgaaatggaagatGAAGATGAGGAAAATGGAATGGAAGATGATGGTCCAAATAATGATGGTGGTGTAAATGCTGTTAACGAGAATCGAATTCGAACGGTACAACCAACTAGCGAGTGGACACAATTTAGGAATGCTTTAGCACGAGCAATGTTTATTGACTATCAAATTAGACAAGTCCATCATGGAAGTTGA